From Humisphaera borealis, the proteins below share one genomic window:
- a CDS encoding Gfo/Idh/MocA family protein, producing MSVPEISPSERIPVAVVGCGRMGRLHARVYSEMPQVKLVGVCDADSGVAEAVAQQYNCGAFKNPQDLLAANPNLGAATIAVPTVFHSTVGELLMRAGVNCLIEKPLAKDVADARHIAAVAKETGVTVQVGHIERFNPAVRAMGRLGIKPRFIEVTRISPLTFRSIDVGVVLDMMIHDIDIVLRLADCEVSRIDATGVSVIGNVEDICNARLTFANGCVANVTASRLALKTERRLRVFSPDAYVSIDYQKRYGMVARRSENLEAIRQTVTKIRAGEIRDLSQVKFDEIVQIEELQIDDIEPLRAELDSFISAVVNKTTPEVTVEHGLAAVEVATRIVESIKTESL from the coding sequence GTGAGTGTGCCTGAAATCAGTCCATCGGAACGGATCCCGGTCGCGGTCGTCGGCTGCGGTCGCATGGGGCGGCTCCACGCCCGCGTCTATTCGGAAATGCCCCAGGTCAAGCTGGTCGGCGTGTGCGACGCCGACAGCGGCGTGGCCGAGGCCGTCGCGCAGCAATACAACTGCGGCGCGTTCAAGAACCCGCAGGACTTGCTCGCGGCCAACCCCAACCTGGGCGCGGCGACGATCGCCGTCCCCACCGTTTTCCATAGCACTGTCGGCGAATTGCTGATGCGGGCGGGCGTCAACTGCCTGATCGAAAAACCGCTCGCCAAAGACGTCGCCGACGCACGGCATATCGCCGCCGTCGCCAAAGAGACCGGCGTAACAGTCCAGGTCGGTCATATCGAGCGATTCAACCCCGCCGTCCGGGCGATGGGACGTTTGGGCATCAAGCCGCGGTTCATCGAAGTCACCCGTATCAGCCCGTTGACGTTTCGCAGCATCGATGTCGGCGTCGTGCTGGACATGATGATCCACGACATCGATATCGTGCTTCGCCTGGCCGACTGCGAAGTAAGCCGCATCGATGCCACCGGCGTCAGTGTGATCGGCAACGTGGAAGACATCTGCAATGCCCGGCTGACGTTCGCCAACGGCTGCGTCGCCAACGTGACGGCGAGCCGGTTGGCGCTCAAGACCGAACGCCGGCTCCGCGTCTTCAGCCCCGACGCGTACGTCTCGATCGACTACCAGAAGCGATATGGCATGGTCGCTCGCCGCAGCGAGAACCTCGAGGCCATTCGCCAGACGGTGACGAAGATTCGTGCCGGCGAGATCCGGGATCTGTCGCAGGTGAAGTTTGACGAGATCGTGCAGATCGAGGAACTCCAGATCGACGACATTGAACCGCTCCGCGCCGAGCTCGATTCGTTCATCAGCGCCGTCGTGAATAAGACGACACCTGAAGTGACGGTGGAGCACGGCCTGGCCGCGGTCGAAGTGGCCACGCGGATCGTCGAATCGATCAAGACCGAATCGCTCTAA
- the lpxA gene encoding acyl-ACP--UDP-N-acetylglucosamine O-acyltransferase, with protein MLGFTKTSRTFLSPSSPYGDVTDTRMEHRNGKTSETKRPAWFRNLFSFRFFTEEDRKISDKAIIDPAAEIAEDVEIGPFCVIGPNVKIDAGCILHNNVTVSGNTTIGRDNIFFPNSVIGTAPQDKKFKGAATRLIIGTGNAFREACTVHVGTEKGGGLTRIDDDNLFMVNSHIGHDALIGSHCVVANNVMIAGHVVVGDYVVMNGGVGVNQFVSIGDFAYLSGYARVHHDVPPFCKIDGSDEIRALNKVGMARSGMSAVDIAAVDEVFRKLFLKKRPLLTAMREFEGVEGLNPNVVQLLQFLTRRNQGKHGRYLETQRNKLAEPLPPTVAPDVHPAEVVVNPVDPVAPAAEVVAEAIPSPSPVSETAPAQPV; from the coding sequence GTGCTCGGATTCACCAAGACATCGCGGACCTTTCTTTCCCCCAGTTCTCCCTACGGCGACGTGACCGATACGCGGATGGAACATCGCAACGGAAAAACCTCGGAGACCAAACGCCCCGCGTGGTTCCGCAATCTGTTCAGCTTCCGCTTTTTTACCGAAGAAGACCGGAAGATCAGCGACAAGGCGATCATCGACCCGGCCGCGGAGATTGCGGAGGACGTGGAGATCGGCCCGTTCTGCGTCATCGGCCCGAACGTCAAGATCGACGCCGGCTGCATCCTGCACAATAACGTCACGGTTTCCGGCAACACGACCATCGGTCGTGACAACATTTTCTTCCCGAATTCGGTCATCGGCACCGCCCCCCAGGATAAGAAGTTCAAGGGCGCGGCGACCCGGCTGATCATCGGAACCGGCAACGCATTCCGCGAAGCCTGCACGGTCCACGTCGGCACCGAAAAGGGCGGCGGCCTCACCCGGATCGACGACGACAACCTGTTCATGGTCAACAGCCATATCGGCCACGACGCCCTGATCGGCAGCCACTGCGTGGTCGCCAATAACGTCATGATTGCCGGCCACGTTGTCGTCGGCGACTACGTGGTGATGAACGGCGGCGTCGGTGTGAACCAGTTCGTCTCGATTGGCGACTTCGCGTATCTCTCGGGCTATGCCCGGGTCCATCATGACGTCCCGCCGTTCTGTAAGATTGACGGCTCGGACGAGATCCGCGCCCTCAATAAGGTCGGGATGGCGCGATCGGGTATGAGCGCTGTCGATATCGCGGCGGTCGACGAGGTGTTCCGCAAGCTGTTCCTGAAAAAGCGTCCGCTCCTGACGGCGATGCGCGAGTTCGAAGGCGTCGAGGGGCTGAATCCCAACGTCGTCCAGTTGCTGCAGTTCCTGACCCGTCGCAATCAGGGCAAACACGGGCGTTACCTGGAAACCCAGCGGAACAAGCTTGCCGAACCGCTGCCGCCAACGGTGGCACCGGACGTGCACCCTGCCGAGGTGGTCGTCAATCCTGTCGACCCGGTAGCGCCTGCTGCTGAAGTCGTCGCTGAAGCGATTCCCTCGCCCTCTCCCGTCTCCGAAACCGCGCCGGCCCAGCCTGTTTAG
- the fabZ gene encoding 3-hydroxyacyl-ACP dehydratase FabZ, giving the protein MNNRQRTISREASFTGPGLFSGEPTTLTVAPANEGTGITFVREQDGKAAVIPALVQNVMNRPRRTCLKNGTLFVETVEHCMAALSGLGVDNAVVRVSGGQIGELPGGDGSSKPFVDTILEAGVVDQEAEIEPLIIRKPVQVSLDGATIAALPGPTDCLEILYDFEAPAPVGRQLVSFRLGDEDFAKMIAPARTFVFEQEAKELRARGLGKHLTPKELLVISPEGPIDNVFRFPDECGRHKLLDLIGDLYLTGRPIRGRIVACKSGHKLNHIMARRLLEQEESHQRQNLVHRDAEMDIRRIQRILPHRYPMLLVDRVLEITKNGEKAVGIKNVTFNDIFFQGHYPGTPIMPGVLIVEAMAQLGGLLLSRKLEHTGKLAILLSMDKVKMRHPVVPGDQLILEAVAVRVKSRTGHVRCKSFVNDKLACEADIKFMLVDAEPV; this is encoded by the coding sequence GTGAACAACCGGCAACGCACAATTTCCAGAGAGGCATCGTTTACGGGTCCGGGCCTATTCTCGGGCGAACCGACCACGCTGACCGTCGCGCCCGCGAACGAGGGGACCGGCATTACCTTCGTGCGCGAACAGGACGGCAAGGCCGCCGTCATTCCCGCGCTGGTTCAGAACGTCATGAATCGCCCGAGGCGGACCTGTCTCAAGAACGGCACGCTGTTCGTCGAGACGGTCGAGCACTGCATGGCGGCCCTTTCGGGCCTGGGCGTCGACAATGCCGTCGTTCGTGTGTCGGGCGGGCAAATTGGCGAGCTTCCCGGTGGCGACGGCAGCAGCAAGCCGTTCGTTGACACGATCCTCGAAGCGGGTGTCGTGGATCAGGAAGCGGAGATCGAGCCGTTGATCATCCGTAAGCCGGTGCAGGTTTCGCTCGACGGCGCCACCATCGCCGCCCTGCCCGGGCCGACCGACTGCCTGGAGATCCTGTACGACTTCGAGGCTCCCGCGCCCGTCGGGAGGCAACTGGTCAGCTTCCGGCTCGGCGACGAAGACTTTGCCAAGATGATCGCGCCCGCCCGGACGTTCGTCTTCGAGCAGGAGGCCAAGGAGCTGCGCGCCCGCGGGCTCGGCAAGCATCTGACGCCTAAGGAACTGCTCGTCATCTCGCCGGAAGGTCCGATCGACAACGTCTTCCGCTTTCCGGACGAATGCGGCCGGCACAAGCTGCTCGACCTGATCGGCGACCTCTATCTGACGGGCAGGCCCATCCGCGGGCGAATCGTTGCGTGCAAGAGCGGGCACAAGCTGAACCACATCATGGCGCGGCGACTGCTCGAGCAGGAGGAATCGCACCAGCGTCAGAACCTGGTGCACCGCGACGCCGAGATGGACATCCGTCGTATTCAGCGGATTCTGCCGCACCGCTACCCGATGCTGCTGGTGGACCGCGTGCTTGAAATCACCAAGAACGGTGAGAAGGCCGTCGGGATTAAAAATGTGACGTTCAACGACATCTTCTTCCAAGGTCACTACCCGGGCACGCCGATCATGCCCGGTGTGTTGATCGTGGAAGCGATGGCCCAGCTTGGCGGGCTTTTGCTGAGCCGCAAGCTCGAACATACAGGAAAGCTTGCGATTCTCTTAAGTATGGATAAGGTGAAGATGCGTCACCCCGTGGTTCCGGGTGACCAGTTGATCCTGGAGGCAGTCGCCGTGCGGGTGAAGAGCCGAACCGGCCATGTGCGATGCAAGTCCTTCGTTAACGACAAGCTGGCCTGCGAAGCGGACATTAAGTTTATGCTGGTGGATGCCGAGCCGGTGTAA
- a CDS encoding sialate O-acetylesterase yields MFISRHFAHIVASLASLLIVASAGAAEFKPPAKAKFKLFLLVGQSNMAGRGTVEDQDKKPHPRVVTLNKEGKWVPAVDPIHFDKPTMTGVGLGTTFGKVVAEANPDDIIGLIPCAFGGTSIAQWSPDKPDGLYADAIKRAGVAMKDGTLAGILWHQGEADSKKTDTYAASVGKLFAAFRKDLHSPDVPVVVGLLGEFFAGKDAINTVLSDLPKSIPHLAVADSKGLEHKGDKVHFNAAAYREFGKRYAAQWMKLAATDANKK; encoded by the coding sequence ATGTTCATTTCCAGGCATTTCGCTCACATTGTCGCCTCGCTGGCGAGCCTTCTGATCGTGGCGTCGGCCGGGGCGGCCGAGTTTAAGCCGCCGGCAAAGGCCAAATTCAAGCTGTTCCTGCTCGTGGGGCAGTCCAACATGGCTGGTCGCGGCACCGTCGAAGACCAGGATAAGAAACCGCACCCCAGGGTCGTCACGCTCAATAAAGAAGGCAAATGGGTGCCGGCGGTGGATCCGATTCACTTCGACAAACCGACGATGACCGGCGTCGGCCTGGGGACCACCTTCGGGAAAGTCGTCGCCGAGGCCAACCCGGACGACATCATCGGCCTGATCCCGTGCGCTTTCGGAGGGACGTCGATCGCGCAGTGGTCGCCGGACAAGCCCGACGGCCTCTACGCCGATGCGATCAAGCGGGCCGGCGTGGCGATGAAGGACGGCACGCTCGCCGGCATTCTCTGGCACCAGGGGGAAGCCGACAGCAAGAAGACCGACACCTACGCCGCCAGTGTCGGCAAGCTTTTCGCGGCGTTTCGAAAGGACCTTCATTCACCTGACGTGCCCGTGGTGGTGGGACTGCTCGGCGAGTTTTTCGCGGGAAAAGATGCCATCAACACGGTGTTGAGCGACCTGCCTAAGAGTATTCCGCACCTGGCGGTGGCGGATTCCAAGGGGCTTGAACACAAGGGCGACAAGGTTCACTTTAACGCCGCCGCATATCGCGAGTTCGGAAAGCGGTACGCCGCGCAGTGGATGAAGCTCGCCGCAACCGACGCGAACAAGAAGTAG